Proteins encoded together in one Pseudomonadota bacterium window:
- a CDS encoding DUF4160 domain-containing protein, which yields MPTISMFYGIIIRMYCSPGEHNPPHIHAYYQDFMAIIDVIACEVSTGNLPPRQTKLVLAWAEIHKDELLADWKLASKGELPFPIEPLR from the coding sequence ATGCCGACCATCTCTATGTTTTACGGAATCATAATCCGTATGTACTGTTCTCCGGGAGAGCATAACCCTCCGCACATTCATGCATATTACCAGGATTTCATGGCAATCATTGATGTTATTGCTTGCGAGGTATCGACAGGAAATCTACCCCCAAGACAAACAAAGCTTGTTCTGGCTTGGGCAGAAATCCACAAGGACGAGCTATTGGCAGATTGGAAACTGGCCTCAAAAGGCGAACTTCCTTTTCCAATCGAGCCCTTGAGATAG